The nucleotide sequence CGCGGACGGCGACGATGCACCGATCGAAACCGGCACGGCAGCGGCGCCGCCCGATCGCCGAGGCCCCGCGGTTGAGCCTCCGGAGTTCGAGGAATACGTCGTCAAGGGGAGGGACACGTTCCAGTCGATCGCCCGCGCCCGCTACGGCAGCGCTCGCTACGCCGAGGCTGTAGCGCGAGCGAACCCGTTCGTCAGCCCGGATCGGTTGCGGGCGGGGCAGACCCTTCGCCTTCCTGTTGATCCGACGAACGTGCAGGGGAGGCCGATCGCGGGAGAAGCGCCCACCGAGCCGCTGATGCCTGTGGAGTACGTGGTGAAGCAGGGCGACACGCTGACGGGCATCGCCAGAACCTTCTACGGCACCACACGCGAGGCCGACCGCATCTTCGAGGCGAACCGGGACCGCCTGCGTTCGCGCGACAGCCTGCGCGTCGGACAGGTGATCCTGCTCCCACCGCGCGGCGGGCCGCCGGGGAGCGGGTGAGCCTGATGGCGGCGAGCGCGAGGATTGACGTAGCGATCGTGGGTGGGGGCGTGACCGGGCTGTGGACGCTCGCGCTGGCCGTTCGGCGCGGGCTGGCCGCGGTTCTCTTCGAGCGAACCGCGCTCGGCGACGGCCAGACCATCGCCTCGCAGGGGATCCTCCACGCGGGCGTGAAGTACGCTCTCCCCGGCGAGGCCGCACGCGAGGCTCGCGCCTTGGGCGAGGCGGCACGAGTGTGGGATGCGTGCCTCAGTGGACACGGAGAGATCGACCTGCAAACCGTGCGCATCCTCTCGACACGCACGCACCTGTGGACCGCGCCGGAGGCAGGCGCGAGGCTGGCGGCACGAGGCGCCGCCGCGGTGTTTCGATCGAGCGTGCGCAGGCTGCGGGGCACGGAGGTGCCGAGCGCGTTCGCGAGCGCGCCGCGCGGGGTGGAGGTGTACGAGGCCGACGAGCGCGTGATCGAGCCGGCAGACCTGGTGCGCGCTCTCGCGGCGGCCGGTGAAGAACGAGTGTGCCAGGTCGATGAGGCGCGACTGGAACCGGCGGCTTCGGACTCGTGGGCGTGCGTCGTGCGGTTCGGTGATGAGATGGTCAGCGTGCAGGCCGCGTCGGTCGTGCTCGCCGCAGGTGACAGAAATGCCGCCCTCCTCGCCGGCATCACGGCCGCCGATTCCACCATGCAGCGTCGGCCGCTGCATCAGGTGATGATCGACCGTGCGCCCGTGCGAGTGTTCGGCCACTGCGTCGGCCTGTCCGGCGTGCCGAGACTGACCGTGACGAGCGCGTCGTGGCAGGACCGGACCGTCTGGTACCTCGGCGGCGGCATCGCGGAGTCAGGCGTTGATCTGTCCGCGAGCGAGCAGGTCGATCGAGCAAAGTCGGAGCTCGCCGCGTGCCTGCCTTGGCTCGACCTGCGCGAGGCCCGATGGGCAACGCTTCGGATCGACCGCGCCGAGGGTCGGATGGCGGGCAGAAAGCGGCCGGAGTCGTTCATCGTGCGGCGGTTCGGGAACGTGTCCGCGGTGTGGCCGACGAAACTTGCCCTCGCACCGCTCGCCGCGGCCGAAGTCGCGGCATCATGGCACGACGCGGGAACGAACGCTGACGTTCGCGCGTTGCAGGGTCGCGACGTGCCTCCCGTAGCGCGGCCGCCGTGGGAGCGGCCGGACGTCGAGTGGCGGTAGCCGCCGGCGGCGTATTGTCCTCGTTCGCAGATTCGGAGCGTTCGATGCCGCAGCGTGCGCTGGGAAGAACCGGGATCGTGGTCAGCCCGCTCGGGCTGGGCACGGTTGCGCTCGGACGGGCGGAAGGGCTGAAGTATCCGCGACCGGTTCGCATTCCTACCGACGAAGATGCGCTCGAACTGCTGTCGCGCGCCCGCGCAGTCGGCGTCAACCTGATTGACACCGCGCCCGCGTACGGACTGGCGGAAGAGCGGCTCGGCTCGCTCCTGCCGGGCCGGCGCGAGGATTGGGTCATCGCGACGAAAGCGGGCGAGGAGTACTACCAGCGGTACGACTTCTCTCCCGGATCGCTCTTGCGCAGCGTCGAGCGCAGCCTGACTCGTCTACGCACGGACTACCTCGACGTGGTGCTGCTGCACTCGGACGGCGTCGTCGAGGCCGGCGCGGCCGCGGACGACGCATACGATGTCCTCGCTCGCCTGCGTGAACGAGGGCTGACGCGGGCGATCGGGGCTTCGACGAAGACCGAAGCGGGGGCGGATCGTGCGATCGGACGATGCGATGTGGTCATGCTGACGTACAACGAGCAGGATGCAGGAATGGCGGGCGCGATCGCACGGGCGCACGCCCGCGGCCTCGGCGTGCTCGTGAAAAAGCCGCTCGCCGGCGGGCACGCCGGGGATGCGGACCGCGCGCTCCGCTTCGTCTTCGACTGCCCCGGAGTCACCGCGGCTATCGTGGGAACGACAAACCCGGATCATCTCGTGTACAACGTGCGCGCGGCCGAGCGCGCGATCGGCGGAGTGAAATCGTGAGCATCAAGCGTGTGCTGGTGACGGGCGGCGCGGGGTTTCTCGGATCGCACCTGTGCGACCGGCTGGTGCAGGCCGGTCACGACGTGGTCTGCGTGGACAACTTCTTCACGAGTCAGAAGCAGAACGTCGCGCACCTGCTCGCTCGGCCGAACTTCGAACTGATCCGCCATGACGTGACACACCCCCTCTTCCTGGAAGTGGACGAGATCTACAACCTGGCCTGCCCCGCCGCGCCGGGGCACTACCAGTACAACCCGATCAAGACGATGAAGACGTCGGTGCTCGGTGCGATCCACGCGCTGGGCATGGCGCGCCGATGCCGCGCGAAGGTGCTGCAGGCCTCGACGAGCGAGGTGTACGGCGACCCCGACGTGCACCCGCAGCCCGAAAGCTACCGCGGCAGCGTGAACCCGATCGGGCCGCGGGCCTGCTACGACGAGGGCAAGCGGGCGGCCGAGACGCTCTTCTTCGACTACCACCGCATGAACCGGATCAACATCCGCGTGGTGAGAATCTTCAACACCTACGGCCCTCGGATGCACCCGTTCGACGGTCGCGTGGTCTCTAACTTCATCCGCCAGGCGCTTAACGGCGAGGACGTCACCCTCTTCGGCGACGGCAGCCAGACCCGCTCGTTCTGTTACGTGGACGACCTCGTGGACGGGATGCTGCGGATGATGGCCGCGCCGGACACGCTCGTCGGTCCGGTCAATCTCGGCAATCCCATCGAAGTGACGATGCGGGAACTGGCGGAACGCATCGTCGAACTGACGGGCAGCCGGTCAAGGCTCGTCTATCGTCCGATCCCGCAGGACGACCCGCGTCGCCGCTGCCCGGACATCTCGCTCGCGAAGCGGGAACTGGGCTGGGAGCCGCGCACGCCGCTAGCCGAGGGTCTGGCCAAGACGATCGAGTACTTCCGGACGATCCGTTTCGATGATTTCCGCGCGCCGACGCCGAACTACTAGTCCGGATGAGAGCGGGGAGGGTGACGGGCATGGAAGTCGTCGTAGCGCCGATCCGTCGCGAGCAGGCCGAGGCGTGGGTGCGCATGCGCGGACGGCTCGGCCCCGAGTGGTTCGTGAGCAGACTCGACAAGTTCGTGTGTGAGTACTTTGATGCTGGCCGCATCGACGGTCTGCGGCACGTTGTCCTCCTGGCAACGCGCCCAGACGGCGCTCCGATCGGATTCGCGGAGGTTTCGTTGCGGGATTTCGCGGAGGGCTGCGGCGTCGGACCCGTCGGCTATCTCGAAGGGTGGTTCGTCGAGGAGGAAGCACGTGGTGCGGGAGTCGGACGAACGCTTGTCGCCGCGGCCGAACGCTGGGCTGCAGAGCAGGGCTGCACGGAGTTCGCCTCGGACGCTGAACTGAGCAACCCCGCCGGGCTTCGGGCGCACCTGGCCCTCGGATTCGAGCCGGTGTGCGACATCCGCTGCTTCCGCAAGCCGATCCGGCCCTGAGACGTCCGCTATCGTGCCCGCATGAGAGTTGCCGTTACCGGGGTTTCAGGGTTCATCGGCTCCGCGATCGCCTGTCAGCTCGCAAGTGCGGGTCATCGCGTCACCGGCCTCGTACGACCGACCAGCCGTCGCGACCACGTCGAAGCGTTCGTGGATCGTTTCGTCATCGGCTCGCACGATGACGATTCGTGTTGGCCTGCCCTGCTCGAGGGCGCCGAGTGCATCATTCACAACAGCATCGACTGGACGCCGTTGCGTGCCAGGCCGGTGGACCTCGCATGGCATCTGCGAACAAACCTGGACGCGTCCATTCGACTGCTGCACGCATCTGCGCCGCGCCAGTTCGTCTTCATCAGCACGATCGCGGTACACCACGACATGCTGCCCCGCCCGAAGGACGGCTCGGGCCGATGCGTCATCACCGAGGACCATCCCCTGAGGCCGAACTCCGTGTACGGTGCGCACAAGGCCGCCATCGAGGCATTCCTCTGGGCGGAGCGCGCCGGATCGGGGCGGAACACGTGCGCGCTGCGGCCGTGCGGCGTGTACGGCATCGAGCCGGACCCTGCCGACTCGCACGGCGCGGACATCGTCGCTGAACTTCGAAGAACCGGCCGTTACTCCAAGCCCGGGGGAGGGAAGTGGGTCCACGTCGCGGACGTCGCGGCGGCTGCGGTCGCGGCGGTCGGCAACGACCGCGTCGCCGGACAACCCTTCAACCTCGTCGATTGCTACGCGCGCCACGCCGATTGGGCACGGCTGGCCGCGGAGGAACTCGGCGTGCGGGCCGACATCGACACGAGCAGCCCGGAACAGCCGAACAACACGTTCGACGTCTCGGCAGCCCGTGACCTGCTCGGTGTCTCGCTCGACCGAGGCCACGGGGGCATCCGTCGTCATCTGCGTGAACTCATCGGGACCATCGGATCGTGAGCGGCAACGAAGCGAGAGCGAGACTGTTCGTCGCCGTCTATCCGCCTGATGAGACCGTCCGCGTGCTTCGTTGTGCCGTGAGCCGGCTGGCGCTCGGTGCCGGGCGCGACACGCACGCCGAGCAGGTCCACCTCACGCTGCTTTTCATCGGCGATCGTGCTCCCTGTGAACTCGCGGCGGTCGCGGAGTCGGTCGAGCGGTCGTGCGCCGGCTTCGGGGCGTTCTGGCTCACGCCGCGCCGGCTCATCACCCTCCCAGAACGTGGGCGGCCTCGCCTCGTCGCCGCCGAAACCGACGCGCCAGCGCCGCTTCTGGAGATTCGGCGTCGCCTCGCCAGGCGGCTCGCCCGAAACTCGCGAGAGGCAGAACGATTCCGACCGCACCTCACCCTCCTCCGGTTTCAACCGGGCGACCGGCCGGATCGCCTTGACGAGCCTGTCGAGTGCGAGCCGTTCGTCGTCGATCGGGTCACGCTGATGCGCAGCGTGCTCAAGCCCATCGGGGCGGAGCACCGCGAGGTTGCCTGTGTCGCGCTCGACCGCGGCGATTGAACGCCCGCTCACCCGAGGCAGACGCGTGCGCACAACTGGGGAAGCAACTCGCCCGATGGCGCGGCGAACCGCCACGTCGCCAGGTGCGAGAGCGGCGTCGGGTGGGGATTGATCTCGATGATCCTCGCGCCGACACTCGCAGCCGTCTCGACGAACCCCGCGGCGGGATAGACGACGCTGCTCGTGCCGATCGTGAGGAACAGGTCGCAGGATGCCGCGGCGAGCGACGCGCGCCGAACCGCTTCAGCCGGCAGGGCCTCGCCGAACCACACGACCCCAGGCCGGTACAGCCCACCGGCTTCGCTCGGCATCGGATAGCAGGGAAGCGGCATGGGCAAGTCGTCGCGCTCCTTGCCCGTCGCCGTGCAGCGCCACGCAAACAGCGAGCCGTGCAGCTCAACGATCCGCTCGCTCCCCGCCCGTCGATGCAGCCGATCGACGTTCTGTGTGAGGAGCGTGAACGATCTCCCTCGAGCCGTGATCGCCCGCTCGATGCTCGAAAGTGCCGAGTGTCCCGCGTTCGGCACGCACCCAGCGCACCTCATGCGGCGTTCGTCGTACCAGCGCGAAACCAGCGCGGGATCGCGTTCGAAGGCCTCGCGCGTGGCGAGCCGCTGGGCGTCGAACCTCGCCCACAAGCCTGTCATCGCGTCGCGAAACGTAGGGACGCCGCTCTCTGCGCTGACGCCCGCGCCGGTCAGGGCGACGACCGACCGTGCGCCCGCGAGGGCTTCGGCGGCTTCCCGCGAGGCGGCTTCATCAATCCGGGGAGTCATGTATGCTCATCACGATACAGAACCCTGATCGGGAGTGCATCATGGCGCGAGTGAGACGATCGGCCGGGATGTTCGCGGCGGCGGCCCTCTGCTGGGGGGCGGCGTGCGTGCTCGGGCAAGGAAACTCCGACGACAAGCCCAAGGCCGATACGCCCGTGCAGTCCGAATCGGTTTCGGTCACGAAACACGCCGTGACGATCGATGGCCGCGAAATCGAGTACTCCGCTGCGGCGGGCTACTTGCAACTGCCAGACTACGAGGGCAAGCCCCGAGCAAACGTCTTTTACGTCGCCTACACGATTGAAGGCGTGGATCCTGCCGAACGTCCGGTGACGTTCACCTTCAACGGCGGGCCTGGCTCGTCGAGCGTCTGGCTGCACATGGGCGCGCTCGGACCGCGTCGAGTGGACATGGGAGTCGAAGGGTTCGACCAGTCTCCACCGTTCCGCGTCGTGCCCAACGAGCACTCATGGCTGGACCTGACGGACCTCGTCTTCATCGATCCGGTCAGCACGGGCTACAGCCGACCGGTCGAGGGGCAGGACGCGAAGCAGTTTCACGGACTGGAAGAGGACTTGTCGTCCGTCGGCGACTTCATCCGCCTCTGGACGACACGCCACGAACGGTGGCTCTCCCCGAAGTTCTTGGCTGGCGAGAGCTACGGCACGACACGGGCCGCGGGGCTGTCGGCCTACCTCCAGGACACACACGGGATGTACCTCAACGGCCTGCTGCTCATCTCCTCCGTGTTGAACTTCCAGACAATCCGCTTCGGAGAGGGAAACGACGACCCGTACTGGCTCTTCCTGCCGACTTACACCGCGACGGCGTGGTACCACGGCAAACTCGCACCCGACTTGCAGCGCGACCTGCGGACCACGCTGACGGAGGTTGAGGGGTGGGCGTCCACCGGCTACCTGCTCGCGCTGGCGAAGGGGGATTCGCTGACACCGGAGGAGCGGCGCGAGGTTGTCCATCGTCTGGCGCGGTACACGGGCCTGTCCGAGCGGTTTGTCGAGTTGAGCGGGCTGCGGATCGATATCTTCCGGTTCACGAAGGAGTTGCTGCGCAACGAGGGCCGCACGGTCGGTCGCCTCGACAGCCGGTTCAAGGGGATGGACCGCGACGGCACGAGCGCGGGGTTCGACTATGACCCGAGCATGACCGCGATCACAGGCCCCTTCACCGCGGGCCTGAACGACTACGTCCGCCGAGAACTCGGATACCGCAACGATCTGCCCTACGAGATCCTGACCGGGCGTGTTCACCCGTGGAGTTACCGCACCTCGGAGAACCGGTACGTCAACGTTGCGACGAGGCTCCGCGATGCGATGCACAAGAATCCGGCCTTGATGGTCTTCGTCGCGAGCGGGTACTACGACCTGGCCACGCCCTACTTCGCCACGGACAACACGCTGGCACGCCTCGGCGTGGACGCGTCGCTGCGAGGCAACGTGCATGTGTCGTACTACGAGTCAGGGCACATGATGTACATCCGCGAATCGGACTTGGCGAAGCTCAAGCGGGACGTCGTGCCGTTCTACCGCGACGCCGCGAGGGTGGGGGGGAAGTGACGCGGCGCGCAATCAGGCGGCCTGGGCGCGTCGGCGCCGAGAATCGACGCCGACACGCTCCAGGCCCGGGTGGTGGGGCGGGATCAGTGGCCCTCCATCGCAAGTCGTTGATCGGCATCGACTTAGGCAAGGCGGCCTCCCGAAAGGTACACCGAACTCTCCGACGTGCAACCTTTCTGTTCACCTCGTTTCAGCGTGCGAGAAGCCGGGCAGTTCGGGTAGGATGCGCGTATGGTCGGCCGGAGTGTGGTTCTCTCGGACGGCGGATTGGCGTCGTTGGTTGCAGCGGCAGCCGAGGTTGAAGGTACGCTCGCCACAGGGGATCCTTCCGCGCCGCTGCCTCTTCTCATCGAATGGCCCGGCTTGGACCGGGCAGGCTCGGCTGCCGTCCGGCGACAGGCCGAGGCCCTCGGTCTGATGGCCCGAGAGTTGCCCGAGTCATCGACCATCGAATCCGCCGGAGGGCGTGAAGCAGCGGCTCTCCTCCAAGCAGCGTATCTGGCAATGGCTTCCGGGTGCGGACGCGTCGTCTGGCCCGTGCAGTTCACGACAGCCGCGCCGGACGGAGAGTGCGACCTCGAACGCGAGGCGATCGCCGTCGATCGGGCTTTGCTCGTTTCTCGCCTGGCGACGCTCGACGCGGGTTCCTTCGGTTTGCCTGAACTGCGCGTCGAGACACCGCTGGTCGGCATGACGGACCACCAGGTCGCGGAACTCGCCTTGGACCTCGGCGTGTCGGTCGAGTGCTGCGAGTGGTGGGATGCAGGACGCCGTGCGGAGCGAGAACGGTGGATGTCGGCTCTGGATGCGGCAGGCTGGATTCCGCCGGAACCAATCCCCAGGGCGGTTACGCGCGCCGGCGACGGGTGAGCGTGCAGCCGGCCGCGGTCAGCAGCAGCACGAGCGTGCCGGGCGTCGGGATCACAGGCTCGGTGGGCACGTCCGGCGGCGGCATGTCCGGCGGGGGCGGCGCTTCGGGCGGCTCAGGTGGAATGAACGGTGTGCGACCGCCCGACCCCGGTGTCCGCGATCCGCGACCCCCGCCAAGGCCGGGCGTCTTCCGGAACGATCCGAAGGCCTGCAGATCCTCGGTCTCCTGATGGCCCTCCATCACGATGCTGACGTCGTCCATCAGGTCCACGACGATCGGCTCCTCACCCGAAGCGCCTAAGTCGTCCACCCTCGCGGTGATGATGATGGAGTCACCCTGGTTGACGATCACGTTGCGGAGTTCAATCGGTACCACCAGCC is from Synechococcales cyanobacterium CNB and encodes:
- a CDS encoding NAD(P)-dependent oxidoreductase: MRVAVTGVSGFIGSAIACQLASAGHRVTGLVRPTSRRDHVEAFVDRFVIGSHDDDSCWPALLEGAECIIHNSIDWTPLRARPVDLAWHLRTNLDASIRLLHASAPRQFVFISTIAVHHDMLPRPKDGSGRCVITEDHPLRPNSVYGAHKAAIEAFLWAERAGSGRNTCALRPCGVYGIEPDPADSHGADIVAELRRTGRYSKPGGGKWVHVADVAAAAVAAVGNDRVAGQPFNLVDCYARHADWARLAAEELGVRADIDTSSPEQPNNTFDVSAARDLLGVSLDRGHGGIRRHLRELIGTIGS
- a CDS encoding aldo/keto reductase produces the protein MPQRALGRTGIVVSPLGLGTVALGRAEGLKYPRPVRIPTDEDALELLSRARAVGVNLIDTAPAYGLAEERLGSLLPGRREDWVIATKAGEEYYQRYDFSPGSLLRSVERSLTRLRTDYLDVVLLHSDGVVEAGAAADDAYDVLARLRERGLTRAIGASTKTEAGADRAIGRCDVVMLTYNEQDAGMAGAIARAHARGLGVLVKKPLAGGHAGDADRALRFVFDCPGVTAAIVGTTNPDHLVYNVRAAERAIGGVKS
- a CDS encoding SDR family oxidoreductase; amino-acid sequence: MRCGHADVQRAGCRNGGRDRTGARPRPRRAREKAARRRARRGCGPRAPLRLRLPRSHRGYRGNDKPGSSRVQRARGRARDRRSEIVSIKRVLVTGGAGFLGSHLCDRLVQAGHDVVCVDNFFTSQKQNVAHLLARPNFELIRHDVTHPLFLEVDEIYNLACPAAPGHYQYNPIKTMKTSVLGAIHALGMARRCRAKVLQASTSEVYGDPDVHPQPESYRGSVNPIGPRACYDEGKRAAETLFFDYHRMNRINIRVVRIFNTYGPRMHPFDGRVVSNFIRQALNGEDVTLFGDGSQTRSFCYVDDLVDGMLRMMAAPDTLVGPVNLGNPIEVTMRELAERIVELTGSRSRLVYRPIPQDDPRRRCPDISLAKRELGWEPRTPLAEGLAKTIEYFRTIRFDDFRAPTPNY
- a CDS encoding peptidase S10, coding for MFAAAALCWGAACVLGQGNSDDKPKADTPVQSESVSVTKHAVTIDGREIEYSAAAGYLQLPDYEGKPRANVFYVAYTIEGVDPAERPVTFTFNGGPGSSSVWLHMGALGPRRVDMGVEGFDQSPPFRVVPNEHSWLDLTDLVFIDPVSTGYSRPVEGQDAKQFHGLEEDLSSVGDFIRLWTTRHERWLSPKFLAGESYGTTRAAGLSAYLQDTHGMYLNGLLLISSVLNFQTIRFGEGNDDPYWLFLPTYTATAWYHGKLAPDLQRDLRTTLTEVEGWASTGYLLALAKGDSLTPEERREVVHRLARYTGLSERFVELSGLRIDIFRFTKELLRNEGRTVGRLDSRFKGMDRDGTSAGFDYDPSMTAITGPFTAGLNDYVRRELGYRNDLPYEILTGRVHPWSYRTSENRYVNVATRLRDAMHKNPALMVFVASGYYDLATPYFATDNTLARLGVDASLRGNVHVSYYESGHMMYIRESDLAKLKRDVVPFYRDAARVGGK
- the thpR gene encoding RNA 2',3'-cyclic phosphodiesterase yields the protein MVSGNEARARLFVAVYPPDETVRVLRCAVSRLALGAGRDTHAEQVHLTLLFIGDRAPCELAAVAESVERSCAGFGAFWLTPRRLITLPERGRPRLVAAETDAPAPLLEIRRRLARRLARNSREAERFRPHLTLLRFQPGDRPDRLDEPVECEPFVVDRVTLMRSVLKPIGAEHREVACVALDRGD
- a CDS encoding GNAT family N-acetyltransferase, producing the protein MRGRLGPEWFVSRLDKFVCEYFDAGRIDGLRHVVLLATRPDGAPIGFAEVSLRDFAEGCGVGPVGYLEGWFVEEEARGAGVGRTLVAAAERWAAEQGCTEFASDAELSNPAGLRAHLALGFEPVCDIRCFRKPIRP
- a CDS encoding FAD-dependent oxidoreductase — its product is MAASARIDVAIVGGGVTGLWTLALAVRRGLAAVLFERTALGDGQTIASQGILHAGVKYALPGEAAREARALGEAARVWDACLSGHGEIDLQTVRILSTRTHLWTAPEAGARLAARGAAAVFRSSVRRLRGTEVPSAFASAPRGVEVYEADERVIEPADLVRALAAAGEERVCQVDEARLEPAASDSWACVVRFGDEMVSVQAASVVLAAGDRNAALLAGITAADSTMQRRPLHQVMIDRAPVRVFGHCVGLSGVPRLTVTSASWQDRTVWYLGGGIAESGVDLSASEQVDRAKSELAACLPWLDLREARWATLRIDRAEGRMAGRKRPESFIVRRFGNVSAVWPTKLALAPLAAAEVAASWHDAGTNADVRALQGRDVPPVARPPWERPDVEWR
- a CDS encoding LysM peptidoglycan-binding domain-containing protein, yielding MGQEVEMRGGAYRLLGGFAALALVWVAVYWAVEPPAPPISFGGVADAADAIADGDDAPIETGTAAAPPDRRGPAVEPPEFEEYVVKGRDTFQSIARARYGSARYAEAVARANPFVSPDRLRAGQTLRLPVDPTNVQGRPIAGEAPTEPLMPVEYVVKQGDTLTGIARTFYGTTREADRIFEANRDRLRSRDSLRVGQVILLPPRGGPPGSG
- a CDS encoding NAD-dependent deacylase, with the protein product MTPRIDEAASREAAEALAGARSVVALTGAGVSAESGVPTFRDAMTGLWARFDAQRLATREAFERDPALVSRWYDERRMRCAGCVPNAGHSALSSIERAITARGRSFTLLTQNVDRLHRRAGSERIVELHGSLFAWRCTATGKERDDLPMPLPCYPMPSEAGGLYRPGVVWFGEALPAEAVRRASLAAASCDLFLTIGTSSVVYPAAGFVETAASVGARIIEINPHPTPLSHLATWRFAAPSGELLPQLCARVCLG